The following are from one region of the Tachysurus fulvidraco isolate hzauxx_2018 chromosome 15, HZAU_PFXX_2.0, whole genome shotgun sequence genome:
- the nkx3-2 gene encoding homeobox protein Nkx-3.2, whose product MAVRSSSFIPFSIQAILNRKGVEEEEEEDEDEEEEEEEEEKDEGRRRLKELDMCFSKGACWKIFGRTHEEEDSDRGQKERERERARVAASHHKSYDSDSGLSEDHQHDHHLHHHLDDEREAKSGSSREERDGCDSRALDESFQDETDRESTAAEQARELSDCELLASVSDCNNAEEKVSEQPGGKQRKKRSRAAFSHAQVFELERRFSHQRYLSGPERADLAASLKLTETQVKIWFQNRRYKTKRRQMAASSAASAAAADLLLPAAKRVAVKVLVRDDRRQYSPGELLLLRPPPLLALQPPSSSSSSSYCYYYHPNPYCAPAWTLSASSCAGNQ is encoded by the exons ATGGCCGTGCGCAGCAGCTCCTTTATTCCTTTCTCTATTCAGgccattttaaacagaaaaggggtggaagaggaggaagaagaagacgaagatgaagaagaagaggaagaagaagaagaaaaagacgaAGGAAGGCGCAGATTGAAAGAGCTCGATATGTGTTTTTCGAAAGGCGCGTGCTGGAAAATATTCGGTAGAACGCACGAGGAGGAGGACAGTGATAGGGGGCAGAAGGaaagggaaagggagagagcgcgcgtggCGGCGAGCCACCACAAGAGCTACGACTCAGACTCTGGGCTCAGCGAGGACCACCAACAcgaccaccacctccaccaccacctcgATGATGAACGTGAGGCGAAAAGCGGATCGTCGCGTGAGGAGCGGGACGGCTGTGACTCGCGCGCACTGGATGAGAGTTTTCAGGACGAGACAGACCGAGAATCCACAGCTGCGGAGCAAGCACGAGAACTTAGTGACTGCGAGCTCTTAGCCAGCGTGTCCG ATTGTAATAACGCAGAGGAAAAGGTCTCAGAGCAGCCCGGCGGAAAGCAGCGTAAGAAACGCTCTCGCGCAGCCTTCTCACACGCGCAGGTGTTCGAGCTCGAGCGCCGTTTCAGCCACCAACGCTACCTGAGCGGACCGGAGCGCGCGGACCTGGCGGCGTCGCTGAAGCTGACGGAGACACAGGTGAAGATCTGGTTCCAAAACCGCCGCTACAAAACCAAAAGGCGCCAGATGGCCGCGAGCAGCGCCGCGTCTGCCGCTGCCGCCGACTTACTCCTGCCCGCTGCCAAACGCGTGGCCGTCAAAGTGCTCGTGCGCGACGACCGCAGGCAATATTCTCCCGGAGAGCTCCTGCTCCTGCGCCCGCCGCCGCTCCTCGCGCTCCAGCCaccatcttcttcatcttcatcatcatacTGTTACTACTATCACCCGAACCCGTACTGTGCGCCCGCTTGGACCCTGTCCGCGTCCTCGTGCGCTGGGAACCAGTGA